A single region of the Ignavibacteria bacterium genome encodes:
- a CDS encoding class I SAM-dependent methyltransferase translates to MHYDPVKNVFAAVIKKIPFTRVLFYKTLDLMFLRSWYVRRELKKLRDAAGSKQLNIYDAGSGFGQYTWFMSKNMTPCNIYSVDVKEEWMEDCRQFFRSAEVKNVSFGVEDLTKIEHKEKFDLIVCVDVMEHIADDVTVFKNFYNALKPGGFVLINSPSIYGGSDVHEDDDESFIGEHARDGYSKEELTEKMSPLGFELYQSKYTYGFWGDKAWRLGIKYPMIMLNASKVFFILLPFYYLFTLLPVLFMMYADYSSDNEKGSGINYIATKKK, encoded by the coding sequence ATGCACTACGATCCTGTTAAAAATGTATTCGCAGCCGTAATCAAAAAAATCCCTTTCACGAGAGTCTTGTTCTACAAGACTCTCGACCTTATGTTCCTCCGTTCCTGGTATGTAAGAAGAGAACTTAAAAAGCTTCGTGACGCCGCAGGAAGCAAACAATTAAACATCTACGATGCCGGAAGCGGCTTCGGCCAGTACACCTGGTTTATGTCGAAAAACATGACCCCCTGCAACATATACTCTGTTGATGTGAAAGAAGAGTGGATGGAAGACTGCCGGCAATTCTTCAGGAGTGCCGAAGTGAAAAATGTTTCTTTCGGAGTTGAAGACCTCACCAAAATAGAGCATAAGGAAAAATTCGACCTGATTGTCTGCGTGGATGTAATGGAACATATCGCCGATGATGTCACAGTGTTCAAAAACTTCTACAATGCCCTTAAGCCGGGTGGTTTCGTTCTCATCAATTCCCCCTCCATCTACGGCGGAAGTGATGTCCACGAAGACGATGACGAAAGTTTTATCGGAGAACACGCCAGAGACGGCTATTCAAAGGAAGAACTGACTGAAAAAATGTCACCACTGGGATTCGAACTGTATCAGTCAAAATACACCTATGGTTTCTGGGGCGACAAAGCCTGGCGACTCGGTATCAAATATCCCATGATCATGCTGAATGCATCAAAAGTATTTTTTATACTTCTGCCGTTCTACTATCTTTTTACCCTCCTGCCCGTTCTTTTCATGATGTATGCCGATTATTCATCGGATAACGAAAAGGGCTCGGGTATAAATTACATTGCGACTAAAAAGAAATAA
- a CDS encoding glycosyltransferase family 2 protein, which translates to MNRRNPREPYRTGQQQQIQPPQKSRMRTTFTKISVVIPLYNEDESLIHLANELKAVFRDLPIPGEVIFVDDGSTDKSLRIIKDICRTDQRFKYISFQQNFGKSAALNVGFRAAKGDVVITMDADLQDDPHEIPNLLKKLEEGHDMVSGWKKKRHDPFIKKYTSRLFNFVTAKMSGIKIHDFNCGLKAYKKTVVDNLNIYGEMHRYIPILAKWKGFTVTELPVKHSPRKFGVTKFGASRFFKGFVDLITVTFITRYIKRPMHLFGFFGALAFMFGFVINGYLSYEWLFENQSLSNRPLLQLGMLLMIVGVQFFTTGLLGEMMVHNFQTEKEYSVKDSNVRG; encoded by the coding sequence ATGAACCGCAGAAATCCCAGGGAACCCTACAGAACCGGGCAGCAACAACAGATTCAACCACCTCAGAAATCGAGAATGAGAACCACATTTACCAAAATTTCTGTGGTCATCCCCCTTTATAACGAGGACGAGTCACTCATACATCTGGCAAACGAGTTGAAAGCTGTGTTCAGAGATCTGCCTATTCCGGGCGAAGTGATTTTTGTTGATGACGGTTCGACTGACAAGTCACTCAGAATCATCAAAGATATCTGCAGGACTGATCAGAGATTCAAGTATATCAGCTTCCAGCAGAATTTTGGCAAATCCGCCGCTCTCAATGTTGGCTTTAGAGCTGCCAAAGGCGATGTTGTCATCACAATGGATGCCGACCTTCAGGATGATCCGCACGAGATTCCGAACCTCCTCAAAAAACTTGAAGAGGGCCACGACATGGTCTCCGGATGGAAAAAGAAGAGACACGATCCGTTTATCAAGAAGTACACTTCACGGCTCTTCAACTTTGTGACTGCAAAAATGAGTGGAATAAAAATCCATGACTTCAACTGCGGTCTTAAAGCCTACAAAAAAACTGTAGTCGATAACCTCAATATTTACGGCGAGATGCACCGTTACATTCCAATCCTTGCAAAATGGAAAGGCTTCACCGTAACCGAACTCCCCGTAAAACACAGTCCGAGAAAATTCGGCGTCACCAAATTCGGCGCTTCAAGATTCTTCAAAGGATTTGTGGATCTGATCACGGTCACTTTTATCACACGGTACATTAAACGCCCGATGCATCTTTTTGGATTCTTCGGAGCACTCGCTTTTATGTTCGGTTTTGTGATAAACGGCTACCTTTCATATGAATGGCTGTTCGAAAATCAGTCATTGAGCAACAGACCGTTGCTGCAGCTCGGTATGCTTCTCATGATCGTTGGTGTGCAGTTCTTCACAACCGGGCTTCTGGGTGAAATGATGGTACACAACTTCCAGACAGAGAAGGAATATTCGGTCAAAGATTCAAATGTTCGCGGTTAA
- a CDS encoding family 43 glycosylhydrolase: protein MKLTRSGFDPINGQMNLLTDTTAELMVEGVPEGNWNLKVDAYNNSNVVVYTGETQVLVQANFISQVNLTLNPVSGSLGSIRITVNWGTTPVSTLPFKDYINNPVLTPLDSGWDVDIRNPNIIYDGGKYRMYYTSLTYGARGAISYAESNDGLSWTRPFNYPLIYPGQPNSWDGQCITAGSIIKSNGIYYLYYQGFNSQNGPWHIGLATSTDGTNWTKREEPILRAGSGWEFQIIPSSVVKKGNQFLLYFTGRSYPQYKIGVATSENGVDFVKSPSNPVLSPTLAWEGSMNSTGSVIVEGDTLKMVYSAKQGNNTYFGMAKSVNGINWTKNTKPVFDNLRTSAGWAKSSIDYPVFIKTDTQYRIYYGGYNGNQWTRIGVTIQNIN from the coding sequence ATGAAGTTAACACGAAGCGGATTTGATCCAATTAACGGACAGATGAATCTGCTTACCGATACAACTGCTGAACTTATGGTGGAGGGAGTTCCCGAAGGTAACTGGAATTTAAAAGTTGACGCCTATAACAACAGCAATGTCGTTGTTTACACGGGCGAAACTCAGGTGCTGGTGCAGGCAAATTTCATTTCCCAGGTAAATCTGACTCTTAACCCCGTTTCAGGCAGTCTTGGAAGTATCAGGATAACAGTAAACTGGGGTACCACTCCGGTAAGTACCCTGCCGTTCAAAGACTACATTAACAATCCCGTTCTCACACCACTGGATTCGGGCTGGGATGTGGATATCCGCAATCCAAACATCATTTACGATGGCGGTAAATACAGAATGTACTATACTTCGCTGACTTACGGAGCAAGAGGTGCAATTTCCTACGCCGAATCAAATGACGGACTGAGCTGGACACGACCATTCAATTATCCTTTGATTTATCCCGGTCAACCCAACAGTTGGGACGGTCAATGCATTACCGCGGGATCGATAATAAAGTCCAACGGAATCTATTATCTCTATTATCAAGGATTCAATTCCCAAAATGGACCCTGGCATATTGGCCTTGCAACCTCTACTGACGGCACAAACTGGACAAAACGGGAAGAGCCTATACTAAGAGCCGGTTCAGGATGGGAATTCCAGATCATCCCTTCATCTGTGGTAAAAAAGGGGAATCAGTTCCTCCTTTACTTTACAGGCAGAAGCTATCCACAGTATAAAATTGGTGTCGCCACTTCTGAAAATGGTGTGGATTTCGTGAAAAGCCCTTCAAATCCGGTACTTTCCCCAACATTAGCCTGGGAAGGTTCAATGAACTCTACGGGTTCTGTTATTGTCGAAGGTGATACACTAAAAATGGTTTACTCTGCAAAACAGGGTAACAACACCTATTTTGGCATGGCCAAATCAGTAAACGGAATCAACTGGACAAAAAACACTAAACCCGTTTTTGATAACCTGAGAACTTCAGCAGGCTGGGCGAAATCGTCGATCGATTATCCGGTCTTCATTAAAACCGATACCCAATACCGTATCTATTACGGTGGATATAATGGAAACCAGTGGACAAGAATCGGAGTTACGATCCAAAATATCAACTAA
- a CDS encoding AAA family ATPase produces the protein MNEKSTYPIEDRQEVPIDLPGNLPALETGSNNVCNTFDEDEELIILSEESKTQLSGGQYERFAFYSMLEVLYKLYTGKITDSNLKVTKMLKMGVGSKFADRPNFFFLRGMRMYHTKDEQILVSFNFKGFDYEFLFSLDIDEAQNPVLIRHIVYKTCMSQNGEYPDSVSDYIFDLAMENSSMKNRLFLFEGKKSHEPEEIFFELFSSLKPEDIKPNDLFLPESKREEMERFIYAVKNFERDRINLRYLLNGPPGTGKTQLMKMVASQLSGYATVILARNCEQYLNKLFNFGKVFEPCLLIIDDIDLIVGNRQRGDAKNLGFFLQQLDGYLPGSLFIIATTNDKSLVDMAASRPGRFDLIIDVGELEPENYLALVKRETDDEEILLFFDDEILAEMRKRKVTGAFIVSLIKQFLSRKKMAGTISVDEMNTMFKMQHRGFYSTNVDGAPETFGFNF, from the coding sequence ATGAACGAAAAAAGCACATACCCGATTGAAGACAGGCAGGAAGTCCCGATTGACCTCCCCGGTAATCTTCCGGCACTTGAAACCGGGTCAAATAATGTCTGTAATACTTTTGATGAAGATGAAGAGTTAATAATATTATCTGAAGAAAGCAAAACCCAGCTTAGCGGTGGCCAGTATGAGAGGTTTGCCTTTTACAGTATGCTGGAGGTGCTTTACAAACTTTATACCGGCAAAATTACGGACAGTAATCTAAAGGTTACAAAAATGTTGAAAATGGGAGTGGGGAGTAAATTTGCAGATCGTCCCAACTTTTTTTTCCTTCGGGGAATGAGAATGTACCATACAAAAGATGAGCAGATTTTGGTATCCTTCAACTTTAAAGGTTTCGATTATGAGTTTCTTTTCTCACTTGATATCGATGAGGCTCAAAATCCGGTATTGATCAGGCATATTGTTTACAAGACCTGTATGTCGCAAAACGGGGAGTACCCTGACTCCGTATCAGATTATATTTTCGATCTTGCAATGGAAAACTCGTCGATGAAAAACAGGCTGTTCCTCTTTGAGGGTAAAAAATCGCATGAACCCGAAGAGATTTTTTTCGAGCTTTTTAGCTCGTTGAAGCCTGAAGATATCAAGCCGAACGATCTCTTCCTCCCGGAGTCGAAAAGGGAAGAGATGGAAAGATTTATTTATGCGGTTAAAAACTTTGAGCGGGATCGTATTAATCTAAGATACCTGCTGAATGGACCTCCGGGGACAGGAAAGACCCAGTTGATGAAAATGGTTGCGTCGCAGTTGAGCGGGTATGCAACTGTGATACTGGCTCGAAACTGTGAGCAATACCTGAATAAACTGTTTAACTTTGGGAAGGTATTTGAACCTTGTCTGCTGATAATAGATGATATCGACCTGATAGTCGGCAACAGGCAGAGGGGAGATGCAAAGAACCTTGGGTTTTTCCTCCAGCAACTGGATGGATATTTGCCGGGCTCTCTGTTTATTATTGCGACCACAAACGACAAAAGCCTGGTGGACATGGCTGCGTCGAGACCGGGACGGTTTGACCTTATTATCGATGTCGGTGAGCTTGAGCCTGAAAATTACCTTGCTCTGGTAAAAAGAGAGACAGATGATGAAGAGATACTCCTGTTTTTTGATGATGAGATACTCGCTGAGATGCGGAAAAGGAAAGTTACAGGTGCGTTTATTGTGAGTCTGATAAAACAGTTTTTGAGCAGAAAAAAGATGGCGGGCACCATATCGGTTGACGAGATGAACACCATGTTTAAAATGCAACACCGCGGTTTTTACTCGACTAATGTTGACGGGGCGCCCGAGACATTCGGCTTTAATTTTTAG
- a CDS encoding toxin-antitoxin system YwqK family antitoxin, whose product MRKILLLISLLPFLLAAQPQKEVKKTLYPNGKIQTEGEYLNGKLDGYFHEFYPTGVLWKEWVFRDGVEEGKSNWYFENGVLNRTWNYVNGKREGEGLWYYETGELWARENYQNDKVEGLVLTYYKSGKLQGEWYYRDGKLEGVSTVYYESGKKEVVRPFVNGLQEGKTIVYFEGGQMSAMADYKFGKKHGYAYYYDITGKLRVRELYEADLLVSRIRYDKDGKFSEEERVERNFYPNGVMQDEVPLKNGFREGKFRSYYLSGFLREENTYLRGELTGWIYKYHENGVLQEEAELFNGKITGSVKNFYKSGALLSDAVYANGEKNGIMLVYDEDGSLRYRATYIDDKLNGEYKGFHKNGLTRVIENYFDGVLSGRQLSYLEDGVLWREAFYKDGKLEGSLKEFYPEGMVKKEEFYEGGILKTAREYDSKGNLTYIFGY is encoded by the coding sequence ATGCGAAAAATACTTTTATTGATATCTCTTCTCCCTTTTCTCCTTGCGGCACAACCCCAAAAGGAGGTGAAGAAGACTCTCTACCCGAACGGCAAAATACAAACTGAAGGCGAGTACCTTAACGGAAAACTTGACGGTTATTTTCATGAGTTTTATCCAACTGGAGTACTTTGGAAGGAATGGGTATTTAGGGACGGAGTTGAGGAAGGGAAGTCGAACTGGTACTTCGAAAACGGCGTTCTGAACCGCACCTGGAACTATGTAAACGGAAAAAGGGAAGGCGAGGGGCTTTGGTATTACGAAACTGGTGAACTTTGGGCAAGGGAGAATTATCAGAACGATAAAGTGGAAGGCCTTGTTCTCACTTATTACAAGTCAGGTAAGCTTCAGGGAGAGTGGTATTACAGAGACGGGAAACTCGAAGGGGTTTCGACTGTATATTATGAGAGCGGTAAAAAGGAAGTGGTGCGACCCTTCGTAAACGGACTGCAGGAAGGGAAGACCATCGTCTATTTCGAGGGGGGGCAAATGTCTGCAATGGCAGATTACAAGTTTGGTAAAAAGCACGGGTATGCATACTACTATGATATTACGGGGAAACTCAGGGTTCGCGAGCTTTATGAGGCAGACCTTCTCGTTTCAAGAATCAGGTACGACAAAGACGGAAAATTTTCGGAAGAGGAACGGGTTGAAAGAAATTTCTATCCAAACGGGGTCATGCAGGACGAAGTCCCGCTTAAAAACGGATTCCGGGAAGGGAAATTCCGGTCATACTACCTTAGCGGGTTCCTGAGGGAGGAAAATACCTATTTGCGGGGAGAACTCACCGGATGGATATACAAGTATCACGAGAACGGGGTACTGCAGGAGGAGGCTGAACTCTTCAACGGGAAGATCACCGGGTCAGTCAAGAATTTTTACAAGTCGGGGGCACTTCTCTCTGATGCCGTTTACGCCAACGGTGAAAAAAACGGAATTATGCTCGTCTATGATGAAGACGGTTCTCTTAGGTACAGAGCTACATATATTGATGACAAACTTAATGGCGAATACAAGGGATTCCACAAAAACGGACTTACCCGCGTAATTGAAAACTATTTTGACGGAGTGCTTAGCGGCAGACAGCTTTCGTATCTTGAAGACGGGGTTCTCTGGCGGGAGGCATTTTACAAGGACGGGAAACTTGAGGGCTCCCTTAAGGAATTTTATCCTGAAGGGATGGTAAAGAAAGAGGAGTTTTATGAGGGCGGTATTCTCAAGACAGCCCGGGAATACGATTCAAAAGGCAATTTAACTTACATATTTGGATATTAA
- a CDS encoding toxin-antitoxin system YwqK family antitoxin, which produces MKRYFIFLLLISLPVFAQDGEKISRYSDGIPKEIANYSNGKLDGIARKYYPTGVLASVMTWKNGTLEGPAFNYDSSGILKESFIYSNNKLNGKFSTFYADGRIREEGTYTDGVFSGGYLSFHPNGRIKSVSNFVYGKLDGISSEYYDTGVLKGELLYTNGVREGITKWYYETGELQGEYPYSGSKIHGLVKEYYPSGKKKAEKNYIGSKAEGVHVTWFENGNKLSEISFKNSLKEGPAKTWYESGKLWTEQSWVNNRLHGESKIYRENGSLWSVDSYEKGILKNTKEYDEAGKLVSEKSY; this is translated from the coding sequence ATGAAGAGATATTTTATTTTTTTATTGTTAATTTCACTTCCTGTTTTCGCACAGGATGGAGAGAAGATTTCGAGATATTCCGATGGTATTCCAAAAGAAATTGCGAATTATTCGAATGGCAAATTGGACGGGATTGCAAGAAAATACTACCCGACGGGGGTTCTTGCATCGGTGATGACCTGGAAAAACGGCACCCTCGAAGGACCGGCTTTCAACTATGATTCTTCAGGTATATTAAAGGAATCTTTCATTTATTCGAATAACAAACTGAATGGCAAATTCTCCACATTTTATGCAGACGGCAGAATCCGGGAAGAAGGCACATACACTGATGGTGTTTTTTCGGGAGGTTATCTCTCATTTCATCCCAATGGCAGGATAAAATCCGTTTCAAATTTTGTTTACGGTAAACTCGATGGCATTTCGTCCGAGTATTATGATACAGGAGTTCTGAAGGGTGAGTTGCTTTACACAAATGGTGTGCGGGAAGGGATTACAAAATGGTATTATGAGACAGGGGAATTGCAGGGTGAATACCCTTACAGTGGAAGCAAAATACACGGTCTGGTGAAGGAGTATTATCCTTCCGGTAAGAAGAAAGCAGAAAAAAACTACATTGGAAGCAAGGCTGAGGGGGTACATGTTACATGGTTTGAGAACGGGAATAAACTGAGTGAGATATCATTCAAAAACAGCCTGAAGGAAGGTCCCGCAAAAACATGGTATGAATCGGGAAAGCTTTGGACCGAACAGTCGTGGGTAAATAACCGTCTTCATGGAGAATCGAAAATATATCGTGAAAACGGTTCCCTGTGGTCGGTTGATTCGTATGAAAAAGGTATTTTGAAGAATACTAAAGAGTATGACGAAGCCGGAAAACTTGTTTCCGAAAAATCTTATTAG
- a CDS encoding carbon-nitrogen hydrolase, producing MNSSKFNVGLLQLKIGEDLENNVKNAVEAVREAATKGANVICLPEIYRSQYFCQKEDIDLYDLAETIPGISTEVFTKLAKETGTYIVVPVFEKRSAGVYHNSLVFIDDDGEVQGIYRKMHIPDDPAYYEKFYFTPGDLGFKAFKTKYGKVGTLICWDQWFPEGARLTSMLGASILFYPTAIGWHPYEIEEHGKQQRDAWMTVQRGHAIANGIYVAAVNRVGFEQPVPEQPGIQFWGSSFLADPQGVIIAEAPVDKEAVLVAEIDLERIEYIRRNWPFFRDRRTDAYGDITKKFLEN from the coding sequence TTGAACTCAAGCAAGTTTAATGTCGGTCTTTTACAGTTAAAAATTGGTGAGGACCTCGAAAATAATGTAAAAAATGCTGTTGAGGCTGTAAGGGAAGCAGCAACCAAAGGGGCAAATGTGATCTGTCTGCCTGAAATCTACAGATCGCAATACTTCTGCCAGAAGGAAGATATAGACCTTTATGATCTTGCGGAGACAATTCCGGGGATTTCAACCGAAGTATTTACAAAGCTTGCCAAAGAGACGGGCACTTATATTGTCGTTCCGGTATTCGAAAAGAGGTCTGCAGGGGTATACCACAACAGTCTGGTTTTTATCGACGATGATGGTGAAGTGCAAGGGATTTATCGTAAGATGCACATCCCCGATGATCCTGCTTATTATGAGAAATTTTACTTTACACCCGGGGATCTTGGATTTAAAGCTTTTAAAACAAAATACGGCAAGGTTGGCACTTTGATATGCTGGGATCAGTGGTTCCCCGAAGGAGCAAGGCTCACTTCGATGCTAGGGGCGTCAATCCTTTTTTATCCAACTGCAATTGGCTGGCACCCGTATGAAATAGAAGAGCACGGAAAGCAACAGCGAGATGCCTGGATGACAGTGCAGCGGGGACATGCCATTGCAAATGGAATTTATGTGGCTGCTGTGAACCGTGTTGGATTTGAACAGCCCGTTCCGGAACAGCCCGGGATACAATTCTGGGGGTCATCTTTCCTGGCTGATCCGCAGGGAGTCATAATTGCAGAAGCTCCTGTCGACAAGGAAGCGGTTTTGGTGGCTGAGATTGATCTTGAAAGGATCGAATACATCAGAAGAAACTGGCCCTTTTTCCGTGACAGAAGAACAGATGCATACGGTGACATAACCAAAAAATTTCTTGAGAATTGA
- a CDS encoding agmatine deiminase family protein — protein sequence MTKNKPEYLMPAEFEKHSATILGWPFNREDWPGKFEPIPWVYTEIVKKLMPHETVVLLYTSDSQLASIKDKLKMAEVDDEAIVFIKTQMDRNWTRDSMGTFVKKEGSVYAFDFVFNAWAKYDNYKKDARSSKKVLDSLAIPWEVPVYNDTPIVLEGGAIDTNGKGTLLTTEECLLDPVVQTRNPGFTKYDYEFAFRKYLGITNVIWLGNGIAGDDTHGHVDDLCRFVNPTTVVLCEEKNRKDDNYKLLKENKERLQSAVLENGSKLEVVSLPMPEPVIFDGLRLPASYANFYIANGIVLVPTFNDPNDRIALGILAELFPNRKVVGISAVDLVWGLGTLHCLTHEIPFGKNLDL from the coding sequence ATGACAAAGAATAAACCAGAATACCTGATGCCGGCGGAATTCGAAAAACATTCCGCAACCATTCTCGGCTGGCCCTTCAACAGGGAAGACTGGCCCGGGAAGTTCGAGCCAATTCCATGGGTTTATACAGAGATAGTCAAAAAGTTGATGCCTCATGAAACTGTGGTTTTGCTCTACACTTCAGATTCACAACTTGCTTCCATCAAGGACAAACTTAAGATGGCTGAAGTTGATGATGAGGCAATTGTATTCATCAAAACCCAAATGGACAGAAACTGGACCCGTGATTCCATGGGAACATTTGTAAAAAAAGAGGGGAGTGTATATGCCTTCGATTTTGTTTTTAATGCATGGGCTAAATACGACAATTACAAAAAGGACGCCCGTTCGTCGAAAAAAGTACTCGATTCACTGGCGATTCCCTGGGAAGTCCCCGTCTATAATGATACGCCAATAGTGCTTGAGGGGGGTGCGATTGACACAAACGGGAAGGGTACACTTCTTACAACTGAAGAATGTCTGCTTGATCCCGTAGTTCAAACACGCAACCCGGGTTTTACCAAATATGATTATGAATTCGCTTTCAGAAAATATCTTGGGATTACAAATGTTATCTGGCTTGGAAACGGAATAGCAGGTGATGACACCCATGGACATGTCGATGACCTTTGCAGATTTGTTAATCCAACCACTGTGGTCCTGTGTGAAGAAAAAAACCGGAAGGATGACAATTACAAGCTTTTGAAGGAAAACAAGGAGAGACTTCAGTCGGCAGTTCTTGAAAACGGTTCGAAACTTGAAGTTGTTTCTCTTCCGATGCCGGAACCGGTAATTTTCGACGGACTCAGGCTTCCCGCCAGTTACGCCAATTTTTATATTGCAAATGGTATTGTACTCGTTCCGACCTTTAACGATCCTAACGACAGGATTGCCCTCGGAATTCTTGCTGAGCTTTTCCCCAACCGCAAAGTCGTCGGAATCAGCGCTGTTGATCTTGTTTGGGGTCTCGGCACCCTTCACTGCCTAACTCACGAAATTCCTTTTGGTAAAAATCTGGATTTGTAG
- a CDS encoding TetR/AcrR family transcriptional regulator, which translates to MRVKEGNKEKDILEAAIKVFAKEGYHGAKMAKIAEVASVSIGTLYLYYVNKEDLLFKVFETLWKKLYQEVEVLANRQDLTVNDKLDYLIDLFFDNFSNNPDLAMVFVHEQHHVMRNAETEVMYYHDFMSKAELIIQDGIKNKSINPNLNVKVLRFYILGGIRLLLEIWAREPRIVPLSAIRINVKTFIKKGIQN; encoded by the coding sequence ATGAGAGTAAAAGAAGGAAACAAGGAGAAAGACATCCTTGAAGCCGCTATCAAGGTCTTTGCAAAAGAGGGATATCACGGTGCGAAAATGGCAAAAATTGCTGAAGTCGCAAGTGTATCCATCGGTACGCTATATCTGTATTATGTGAATAAAGAGGATCTTCTTTTTAAGGTTTTTGAGACCCTGTGGAAAAAACTTTATCAGGAAGTTGAAGTGCTTGCAAACAGACAGGATCTTACAGTAAACGACAAGCTTGATTATTTGATAGACCTCTTTTTCGATAATTTTTCGAACAATCCTGACCTCGCAATGGTATTCGTCCACGAACAACACCATGTGATGAGAAATGCTGAAACTGAGGTGATGTATTATCACGATTTCATGTCTAAGGCCGAACTCATAATTCAGGACGGGATCAAGAACAAGAGCATCAATCCCAACCTTAATGTGAAAGTACTCAGGTTCTACATTCTTGGCGGAATCAGACTGTTGCTCGAGATCTGGGCAAGAGAACCCAGAATTGTCCCTCTGAGTGCTATCAGAATAAATGTGAAAACCTTCATTAAAAAGGGTATCCAAAACTAA